In a genomic window of Calditrichota bacterium:
- a CDS encoding efflux RND transporter permease subunit: MKLAEISIKRNVGTILFTLSVVFLGIISIPRIPVSFWPEFVAPTLIVMAPYPGAGPEEIEEQLAKPLEEEFSTIDGVEEIETTCMEGLCQVYVRFGWGIDFEESKVKVQERTNKARSRFPRGVLEPKVLQVQDFLPPGIELGFRSDTRDLNEIKDFVETNLKNRFLRLKDVATVQIFGGFDQEVAVEVDAGKLAAYGLSLSQISGILASENMDLPAGKLKTGRKNYFVRTTGKFKEIDDIENLIIAAPNGKPIRLKNVAKVHLKNKERQTIIRLNGEPMVGLAVREKSGGNTVTMCDEVKDELKKIRKVLPKDIQMTIIQDQSVFIKNSIQNVVRNAAIGAILASIILLLFLGNLRNTLIIVLSIPISIIGTFFLIDTFGLTINTISLGGLALGVGMIVDSSVVVIENIYRHLRENNSQDRLKTVVDATSEVGIAITASTLTSVVVFFPLAFLMGLFAVLLGELALTIVFALSLSIIVALTIVPMLSYRLMKPEISQSKLGFFLRGWQALFERMLSIYRKTISWSLRHKLLTIFMAILIFIVSIMVLMPLLDVELMPKINQGEFRVELVLPEGSTIEKTDLWIKRIEHDLAGKKEIEQLYTTIGVASARGELKPNYGMINIKLKKEFYSQIASLMDEIRRQWTEIPGTQVRVRQIEVTEGMKREPVNVRIVGDNLQVLEEIGQRAMEKIQPIPGIVNLKSSIQEGFSEFNINVDRVRAADLGLSTTQIAGNVSTALLGAAITKLSSYGKEYDIRVKLNEKQAQSINDILNLPLATPKGVTVPLSAVATVSLERAPSQIKRFDQQRVVEIKADVLGRSQRKVAADVKQKVLQLHLPRDYYITFGGQSKAIRDSFSSLMTALLIAIFLVYVVMGTQFNSFKHPFTIAMTIPLAMIGVLLGLVIFGAALSMNALLGSIMLVGIVVNNGILLIDYITQLRARGYSKNDAIVEAGTVRMRPILITALTTIFAMLPIAVGLGEGGEALQPLGAVVVGGLTTSTFLTLIVVPVVYSAFEGKEKK, translated from the coding sequence ATGAAATTGGCAGAGATAAGTATCAAAAGGAACGTTGGTACGATTCTTTTTACATTGAGCGTTGTATTTTTGGGAATTATTTCCATCCCGCGCATCCCGGTGTCGTTTTGGCCCGAGTTTGTTGCGCCGACGTTGATCGTGATGGCGCCTTATCCGGGTGCCGGCCCCGAGGAAATTGAAGAGCAATTAGCCAAACCTCTCGAAGAAGAATTTAGCACCATTGATGGCGTGGAAGAAATTGAGACGACCTGCATGGAAGGTTTGTGTCAGGTTTACGTTCGCTTTGGTTGGGGAATTGATTTTGAGGAATCAAAGGTCAAAGTGCAGGAGCGGACAAACAAGGCGCGTAGTCGATTTCCTCGCGGTGTTTTGGAGCCGAAGGTGCTGCAAGTGCAGGATTTTCTGCCGCCGGGGATCGAGCTCGGTTTTCGTTCCGATACCCGCGATTTGAATGAGATCAAGGATTTTGTGGAAACGAACTTGAAAAATAGATTTTTGCGCCTGAAGGATGTGGCGACGGTGCAGATTTTTGGCGGTTTTGATCAGGAAGTCGCCGTGGAAGTGGACGCCGGAAAGTTAGCCGCTTATGGTCTAAGTTTAAGTCAAATTTCAGGGATTTTGGCTTCGGAAAATATGGATCTCCCTGCCGGAAAACTGAAGACGGGGCGAAAAAATTATTTTGTGCGTACAACGGGAAAATTCAAAGAAATTGACGATATCGAAAATTTGATCATTGCCGCGCCTAACGGAAAGCCCATTCGATTGAAAAATGTGGCAAAAGTTCATTTGAAAAACAAAGAGCGCCAGACAATTATTCGTTTGAACGGCGAGCCGATGGTCGGTTTGGCTGTGCGCGAAAAAAGCGGCGGAAACACCGTCACCATGTGCGATGAAGTGAAAGATGAATTGAAAAAAATTAGAAAGGTTTTGCCCAAAGATATTCAGATGACGATTATTCAAGATCAATCTGTTTTTATCAAAAATAGCATTCAAAATGTCGTCAGAAATGCCGCCATCGGAGCGATACTGGCGTCGATCATTTTGCTGCTCTTTCTGGGAAATTTGCGCAATACGCTGATCATTGTGCTCTCCATTCCCATTTCCATCATCGGGACATTTTTTCTGATCGACACTTTTGGGCTGACGATTAACACAATTTCTCTCGGCGGATTAGCGCTGGGCGTCGGCATGATCGTGGACTCTTCGGTGGTGGTGATAGAGAATATTTATCGACACCTGCGAGAAAATAACTCGCAGGATCGGCTGAAAACTGTCGTGGACGCCACCAGCGAAGTCGGCATCGCAATCACAGCATCGACTTTGACATCGGTGGTGGTGTTTTTTCCCCTGGCATTTTTGATGGGCTTGTTCGCGGTGTTGCTGGGAGAGTTGGCGTTGACCATTGTTTTTGCTCTCTCGCTCTCAATTATTGTGGCGTTGACCATTGTTCCCATGCTCAGTTATCGCCTGATGAAGCCGGAAATTAGCCAGTCAAAATTGGGATTTTTCCTTCGTGGCTGGCAGGCGCTGTTCGAGCGGATGCTGAGCATTTACCGAAAAACGATTTCCTGGAGTCTGCGCCACAAATTGTTGACGATTTTCATGGCGATTTTAATTTTCATCGTCAGCATTATGGTTCTGATGCCGCTGCTGGATGTGGAATTGATGCCCAAAATCAATCAGGGCGAATTTCGCGTGGAATTAGTGCTGCCGGAAGGTTCGACAATTGAAAAAACAGATTTGTGGATAAAGAGAATTGAGCACGACCTCGCCGGAAAAAAGGAAATCGAACAGCTTTACACCACAATCGGCGTGGCGTCCGCCCGAGGAGAGCTCAAACCAAATTACGGAATGATAAACATAAAATTGAAAAAGGAATTTTACTCACAAATCGCTTCGCTCATGGATGAAATTCGTCGCCAATGGACAGAAATTCCAGGTACGCAGGTGCGCGTCAGACAAATCGAGGTGACTGAGGGAATGAAACGCGAGCCGGTCAATGTGCGGATTGTCGGGGATAATTTGCAAGTGCTGGAAGAAATCGGGCAACGCGCGATGGAGAAGATTCAACCCATTCCGGGAATTGTGAATTTGAAAAGCTCCATTCAGGAAGGATTTTCAGAATTTAACATTAACGTGGATCGGGTTCGCGCGGCAGACTTGGGACTGAGTACGACCCAGATTGCCGGAAACGTGAGCACGGCTTTGTTGGGCGCCGCGATTACGAAGCTCAGTAGTTACGGCAAGGAATATGATATCCGCGTTAAATTGAACGAAAAGCAAGCTCAGTCCATCAATGATATTCTCAATTTGCCGTTGGCGACGCCGAAGGGAGTAACTGTGCCGTTGAGTGCTGTGGCGACGGTTTCGCTGGAGCGAGCGCCGAGCCAGATCAAGCGGTTTGATCAACAGCGTGTTGTGGAAATCAAAGCAGATGTTTTGGGACGCTCTCAGCGAAAGGTTGCGGCAGACGTAAAGCAAAAAGTTTTGCAACTGCATCTTCCCCGCGATTACTACATTACTTTCGGCGGACAATCGAAAGCGATCAGAGATTCTTTCAGCAGTTTGATGACGGCGCTGCTGATTGCAATTTTTCTGGTGTACGTGGTCATGGGAACACAATTTAATTCGTTCAAGCACCCGTTCACTATCGCCATGACCATTCCGCTGGCGATGATCGGCGTTTTGCTGGGACTGGTCATTTTCGGCGCCGCTTTGAGCATGAACGCGCTGCTGGGTTCAATTATGCTGGTGGGGATCGTGGTAAATAACGGCATTTTGCTCATTGATTACATCACCCAACTTCGGGCGCGCGGTTACTCTAAAAATGACGCCATCGTTGAAGCCGGAACCGTTCGCATGAGGCCTATTTTGATCACAGCGCTGACGACAATTTTTGCCATGCTCCCCATTGCGGTTGGTTTAGGCGAAGGAGGCGAAGCCCTTCAGCCGCTCGGCGCTGTGGTTGTTGGTGGTTTGACGACTTCGACGTTTTTGACGTTGATTGTGGTGCCGGTGGTTTATTCGGCGTTTGAAGGAAAGGAAAAAAAGTAG
- a CDS encoding efflux RND transporter periplasmic adaptor subunit, with translation MRKLIFLIMILALSLSFCGKKSNESAQVKKEEAIPVYVAKVSEQTIRATILITGEVAPRYKVTVFPRANGLVVKEFVKSGEQVKKDQVLAEVKQDIPGMEYANVKINATVSGIITRDAVDVGDRVSMQTPAYEISRLDPVDVRLNVPEKYLSEIKHGMSMSLMLDAFSGETFQGKIREISPVVDSRSRMLPVKVALKNGDHRLRPGMFARAKLATGSRTGLVVPLDAVVKSGVERFVFVVENNRARLVKVATGEFLDSMVEVTGDLKTDDLVVVMGQNMLSDGTLVKIIEEK, from the coding sequence ATGCGCAAGTTAATTTTTCTGATTATGATTTTAGCGCTTTCGCTTTCTTTTTGCGGTAAAAAAAGTAATGAATCTGCTCAGGTGAAGAAAGAGGAAGCCATTCCTGTCTATGTGGCAAAAGTGAGCGAACAAACGATACGCGCCACAATTCTCATTACCGGCGAAGTGGCGCCGCGCTACAAAGTAACTGTTTTTCCGAGAGCAAATGGTTTGGTCGTCAAAGAATTTGTCAAAAGCGGGGAGCAGGTGAAAAAAGATCAGGTTTTGGCAGAAGTGAAGCAGGATATTCCGGGCATGGAATACGCCAACGTGAAAATCAATGCTACTGTTTCTGGCATTATTACCCGCGACGCGGTGGACGTCGGCGATCGGGTAAGTATGCAAACGCCAGCTTACGAAATCAGCCGACTTGACCCGGTCGATGTCAGACTTAATGTGCCGGAAAAATATCTGTCTGAAATAAAGCACGGAATGAGCATGTCGCTGATGCTGGATGCTTTTTCTGGAGAAACTTTCCAAGGAAAAATTCGGGAAATCAGCCCGGTGGTGGATTCGCGTTCGCGCATGTTGCCGGTGAAAGTGGCGCTGAAAAATGGTGATCATCGGCTGCGTCCGGGAATGTTTGCTCGAGCAAAATTAGCGACCGGCTCTCGCACAGGGCTGGTGGTTCCTCTCGACGCGGTTGTCAAAAGCGGCGTGGAGCGCTTTGTGTTTGTCGTGGAAAATAATCGCGCCAGATTAGTGAAGGTGGCGACCGGGGAATTTTTAGATTCAATGGTGGAAGTCACCGGCGATCTCAAAACCGACGATCTGGTTGTCGTCATGGGACAAAATATGCTTTCCGACGGAACTCTGGTAAAAATTATCGAGGAAAAATAA
- a CDS encoding TolC family protein — MRKTKLVLLVIILISSSSLVFSQSKVALKDCLEMAFEKSHLLKASNYAVKSASAALAESKAQRLPSISLSSLYTRIGKITSFSIPMGPGGEIKKIRFGTPNRVNVDVKLQLPLFTWGRVSSTIELAQAGASLSKIQRRQQRLSLTAQVLQGYFSVLLNEEVIRLHESNVKRAQHHFEVSRKKFDAGIVPRLQMMQAEVQLKNAKTQLQDAEGNLQKSLIYLGKLIGKDEKEIVLADSIRFEPVNFDEKKLIEKALSRRSDLAGLHLRQQMSRSQIQLANSGNKPNLFLFSGYNVTNGFDPMDPEKFVDNYNAGVQLSFPIFDGFATSKKVEQARLDYEVLLEQEKEAREMIKLQLREAIIALRQAEAKISAQKENIRLSRETLKTAEIQYRDGLVASLDVLDAQQMLNQAELLYVQAIFNHIMAKLAICQAVEDFSWFEFAIQ; from the coding sequence ATGCGAAAAACGAAGTTGGTTCTTTTAGTAATTATTTTAATTTCTTCATCGTCATTAGTTTTTAGCCAATCAAAAGTGGCGCTGAAGGATTGCCTCGAAATGGCTTTTGAAAAGAGCCATTTGCTGAAAGCGTCAAATTACGCGGTGAAATCAGCTTCCGCAGCGCTGGCGGAGTCAAAGGCGCAGCGGCTGCCGAGTATTTCTTTGAGCAGTTTGTACACCAGAATTGGCAAAATCACTTCTTTTTCCATTCCCATGGGGCCTGGCGGCGAAATAAAAAAAATCCGATTCGGCACGCCTAATCGCGTGAACGTCGATGTGAAACTGCAATTGCCGCTGTTTACCTGGGGGAGAGTCAGCAGCACCATTGAATTGGCTCAGGCAGGAGCGTCACTCTCGAAAATTCAGCGGCGGCAGCAACGTTTATCGCTCACCGCGCAGGTTTTGCAGGGCTATTTTTCCGTGCTGCTGAATGAGGAAGTGATTCGCCTGCACGAATCAAATGTCAAGCGTGCGCAGCACCATTTTGAGGTCAGCAGGAAAAAATTTGACGCCGGCATCGTGCCGCGTTTGCAAATGATGCAGGCGGAAGTTCAACTGAAAAATGCTAAAACGCAATTGCAGGACGCCGAGGGAAATTTGCAAAAAAGCCTCATCTATTTGGGAAAATTGATCGGAAAAGATGAAAAGGAAATTGTGCTTGCGGATTCGATTCGTTTTGAACCGGTGAATTTTGACGAGAAAAAATTGATCGAAAAGGCACTTTCGCGACGGTCCGATCTGGCAGGGTTGCATTTGCGTCAACAGATGTCCCGGTCGCAGATTCAATTGGCAAACAGCGGCAACAAACCGAATTTGTTTTTGTTTTCCGGCTACAACGTCACCAATGGTTTCGATCCCATGGATCCGGAAAAATTTGTCGACAATTACAATGCCGGCGTGCAGCTCAGTTTTCCCATTTTTGACGGATTTGCTACTTCCAAAAAGGTGGAACAGGCGCGGCTCGATTATGAGGTTTTACTGGAGCAGGAAAAAGAAGCGCGAGAGATGATCAAGCTGCAATTGCGCGAAGCAATTATTGCCCTGCGCCAGGCGGAAGCCAAAATTTCCGCGCAGAAAGAAAATATTCGCCTTTCCCGTGAGACGCTGAAAACTGCGGAAATCCAGTACCGCGACGGACTGGTCGCATCGCTGGATGTGCTGGACGCGCAGCAAATGCTCAATCAGGCGGAACTGCTTTATGTGCAGGCGATTTTCAATCACATCATGGCAAAGCTGGCGATCTGTCAGGCGGTGGAAGATTTTTCCTGGTTTGAATTTGCTATTCAATAA
- a CDS encoding MarR family transcriptional regulator yields MDKTLNENMERFYKSFISVMHFFHNIAVDVSRVSDFSLAQFRVLMVVHHFDSLSVNELKQQLNIAQSSASEIIDRLVQQQMLKREKDPEDKRKTRLILTPRAKKLIQTQRERIKDYYRTILEILDEKDQTRLVDSFEQIQRIVDKYHFTELSS; encoded by the coding sequence ATGGACAAAACACTTAATGAAAATATGGAGCGATTTTACAAATCGTTCATTTCAGTGATGCATTTTTTTCACAATATCGCGGTGGATGTATCGCGCGTATCTGATTTTTCTCTGGCGCAATTTCGCGTTTTAATGGTGGTTCATCACTTTGACTCTCTGAGCGTCAATGAATTGAAACAGCAATTGAATATTGCGCAAAGTAGCGCCAGTGAAATTATCGACCGTCTGGTGCAGCAGCAGATGTTAAAACGAGAAAAAGACCCGGAAGACAAGCGCAAAACGAGACTTATTCTGACCCCGCGTGCGAAAAAGCTCATTCAGACTCAGCGGGAACGCATCAAAGATTATTATCGCACTATTCTGGAAATTTTGGACGAAAAAGATCAAACACGGTTAGTCGACTCGTTCGAACAAATTCAACGGATCGTGGACAAATATCATTTCACGGAATTAAGTTCTTGA
- a CDS encoding cobalamin-independent methionine synthase II family protein, translated as MSANKPEILTTTVGSYPVPAWLAANPSEQALIDAIRVVVDTQRQAGIDLPTDGELYRFDINHPETNGMIDYFVRPLGGIRTQIGRTDWIEFSRRRTMGFRLQPAGVVESEIEEGSLNLYRDWLRTYRIAGKNFKFTLTSPYMLARTLLDRYYKNFEKLTLRLADVLAEQVPDLQCACVQVDEANITGNPEDGDLAAEAINRILDKVRVEKAVHFCFGNYGGQTIQQGNWKKLIRFLNQLRADHLVLEVAHRPESDLDVLQEIDQKIALGIGVIDIKVNHVETPEEVARRIEYAAEKLGQKRIAYVHPDCGFWMLKRSIADRKIVNLVKGRDLFLGI; from the coding sequence ATGTCCGCAAATAAACCGGAAATTTTAACGACAACAGTTGGCTCGTATCCTGTACCGGCATGGCTGGCAGCAAATCCGTCGGAACAAGCTCTGATTGACGCCATTCGCGTTGTCGTTGACACGCAGCGTCAGGCGGGAATTGATTTGCCCACCGACGGCGAACTCTATCGCTTCGACATCAATCACCCGGAAACCAACGGCATGATCGATTACTTTGTCCGCCCTCTCGGTGGGATTCGGACGCAGATCGGTCGGACTGATTGGATTGAATTTTCTCGCAGAAGGACCATGGGATTTCGCCTGCAACCCGCCGGCGTCGTGGAATCAGAAATCGAAGAAGGAAGTCTGAATTTGTACCGCGATTGGTTGCGCACCTATCGCATCGCCGGAAAAAATTTCAAATTTACGCTCACCAGTCCCTACATGTTGGCGCGCACTTTGCTGGATCGCTACTACAAAAATTTTGAAAAACTCACCTTGCGCCTTGCTGACGTACTTGCCGAGCAGGTGCCAGATTTGCAATGCGCCTGCGTGCAAGTGGACGAAGCCAACATTACCGGCAATCCCGAAGACGGAGACCTCGCCGCTGAGGCAATCAATCGCATTCTCGACAAAGTTCGCGTCGAGAAAGCGGTGCATTTCTGCTTTGGCAATTACGGCGGCCAGACTATCCAGCAGGGGAACTGGAAAAAATTGATTCGTTTTCTGAATCAGCTTCGCGCTGATCATTTGGTGCTGGAAGTCGCCCATCGCCCGGAAAGCGATTTGGACGTTCTACAAGAAATTGATCAAAAAATCGCTCTGGGAATCGGCGTCATCGACATCAAAGTCAACCATGTCGAGACTCCCGAAGAAGTGGCGCGACGCATCGAATACGCCGCTGAAAAATTGGGACAAAAGCGCATCGCTTACGTGCATCCTGACTGCGGCTTTTGGATGCTCAAACGCAGTATTGCGGACAGAAAAATTGTCAATCTGGTCAAAGGAAGAGATTTATTTCTGGGAATTTAG